The following proteins come from a genomic window of Aquimarina sp. MAR_2010_214:
- a CDS encoding M91 family zinc metallopeptidase, translating to MRRVILFFLCTIATTHLAFSQNPFEEFNYQPKMGTLSKGKYIEHFDNDSIVRIGSVLFNTYNHQISAFAVEDTLYSEATLDPTVMSRWMNPDPLSDEFPDKSPYNFVNNNPIRYVDPLGLAPEDVIIQGDKEFRDAAFANLQSLTDSQLAMDKNGNVTIVESGCNSGCNEGQNLVDGLVSSDKVVTIVNSPDDKNHTIPFDQEGAVTTNEGDSTVEFNPNNTNSGVDVSGNKNRPSEIGLAHELGHSRDIANGTEPIGASNFVTPFKDLPDSERFQQGSFINNTLRQLTKREAKIRNSVENPIRRERGLKARKMVKLKNFRYESKY from the coding sequence ATGAGAAGAGTTATCCTTTTCTTTTTATGTACAATAGCCACCACTCACCTTGCTTTTTCGCAAAATCCTTTTGAAGAATTTAATTATCAACCAAAAATGGGAACGCTGAGTAAAGGCAAATACATTGAGCATTTTGACAATGACAGTATCGTACGTATTGGCAGTGTTCTGTTTAACACCTATAATCACCAAATAAGTGCCTTTGCGGTTGAAGACACTCTTTATTCAGAAGCTACACTCGATCCAACAGTTATGAGTAGGTGGATGAATCCTGATCCATTGTCGGATGAGTTCCCTGATAAATCACCCTATAATTTTGTGAATAACAATCCAATTCGTTACGTTGATCCACTTGGACTAGCCCCTGAAGATGTTATCATTCAAGGAGATAAAGAGTTCAGAGATGCAGCATTTGCCAACTTGCAATCACTTACAGATAGTCAACTGGCGATGGATAAGAACGGTAATGTTACGATTGTAGAATCTGGTTGCAACAGTGGATGTAATGAAGGTCAAAACCTAGTTGATGGATTAGTAAGTAGTGATAAAGTGGTAACGATTGTGAATTCTCCTGATGATAAAAACCATACTATACCTTTTGATCAGGAAGGGGCTGTAACAACCAATGAAGGTGATTCCACTGTTGAATTTAATCCTAACAATACTAATTCTGGAGTGGATGTTAGTGGAAACAAAAACCGACCTTCTGAAATAGGATTAGCACACGAACTGGGACATTCCAGAGATATTGCTAACGGTACAGAACCGATTGGCGCATCAAATTTTGTAACGCCTTTCAAAGATTTGCCCGATAGTGAGAGATTTCAGCAGGGTAGTTTTATTAATAATACGCTTCGACAATTAACAAAACGAGAAGCAAAAATTCGTAATAGCGTTGAGAATCCAATAAGACGGGAAAGAGGATTAAAAGCCCGAAAGATGGTAAAACTTAAAAACTTTAGATATGAATCAAAATATTAA
- a CDS encoding helix-turn-helix domain-containing protein: MSIGSRIKLIRKQADMTQAQFAEAIGMKQSPLSQIESDKILPSIETLKIVRRKFNISYDFIIDGKEIPSGVSALPNHENRSFGIDSRNLVSQLVQLINTHREENDDTNLQIDSILELENFVQTIIDTRIGRLEDIMEKLLSKVDEKMFEEGLKQEIQESDQRLQDKTLLRDSDKSVKKA, translated from the coding sequence ATGTCGATAGGATCACGAATCAAACTCATTCGCAAACAGGCTGACATGACACAAGCTCAGTTTGCAGAGGCTATTGGGATGAAACAATCCCCATTATCGCAGATTGAGAGTGATAAAATACTTCCATCCATCGAAACGTTAAAGATTGTTAGACGTAAATTTAATATTTCATACGATTTTATTATAGATGGAAAAGAAATACCATCCGGTGTATCTGCATTACCAAATCATGAAAATCGTTCTTTCGGGATAGATTCACGTAATCTTGTCAGTCAATTGGTACAACTTATCAATACACATAGGGAAGAGAATGACGATACCAATTTACAAATCGATTCCATTCTGGAACTAGAGAATTTTGTTCAGACTATTATTGATACACGTATTGGTAGGTTAGAGGATATCATGGAGAAATTGTTAAGCAAAGTTGATGAGAAAATGTTTGAAGAAGGTCTCAAACAAGAAATCCAAGAATCCGATCAACGTTTGCAAGATAAAACACTATTACGTGATAGTGATAAGTCCGTTAAGAAGGCGTAA